Below is a genomic region from Pyramidobacter piscolens W5455.
CGCCGCGCCTTCCGCTGGATGCGCTACAAAGCCCCCTTCTATACGTTCGTCTTTCTGGCGCTGGCCGGCTACGACTGGCTGACGCTCAAGACGGGCGGCCTGCCGCTGCCGTACTTTCCGTGGCTCGATCAGATGCTGGAAGCGGCCGTCGCCGATTGGGCCTACCTGATGGACTGCGCCAAAAACTCGCTGATCCTGTTGTTCACCGGCTACTTCATCGGCGTCGGCGCCGGGCTGGTGACCGGCATTGCCTGCGGCTACAACCGCAACGTCAACTACTGGATCGAGCCGTTTACGCGCCTGCTGGGAGCCATCCCATCGACGACCTGGCTTCCCGTCGTCATGGTGCTGGCCGCCACGCTCTTTCGCGGCAGCGTGTTCATCATCGCCCTCGGCGTGTGGTATTCCGTCACGATCGCCACCAAGACCGGCATCACCAACATCGACCCCGCCTATTTCGAGGCGGCGCGCACGCTGGGCGTCAAAGGCATGCGCCTCGTCGGCGCTATCGCCGTACCTTCGGCGCTGCCGAACATTCTGCAGGGTATGACTCAGGGCATGAGCACAGCTTGCGTCGCCCTGATGGTGGCGGAGATGATCGGCGTCGAGTCGGGACTTGGCTGGTACATCACCTGGCAGAAAAGCTGGGCCCGCTACGGCAACATGTACGCCGCCGTCGTTGCCATCTGCGTTATCTTCGTGCTTGTCAACGCGCTGCTGGGCGCGGTGCGGCGCTACGTGCTGCGCTGGCAGGAAAGGTAGGCCGTCATGTCCGAAAATATCCTCAAACTCGACCACGTCAGCAAAAGTTTTGCCAACGCCGGCGCCGGCAGTTCCGTCACCGAAGCCCTTGCAGACATCAACGTGGAGATTCGTTCCGGCGAGTTCATCAGCGTCATCGGCCCCTCCGGCTGCGGCAAATCGACCATCCTGCGCCTGATCGCCGGACTGATCGTGCCGACGACCGGAAAAGTGACTCTCAACGGTGAAGTCATTGACGGCCCCGCTCCCGTGCGCGGCATGGTCTTTCAAAAACCGACGCTTTTTCCGTGGCTGACCGTGGAGCAAAACGTCGCCTTCAGCCTGAGAATGCGCGGCCAGCTGCGCGGCCATGAGGCCGAAGTCGAGGAACTGATGAGAACCGCCGGACTGTGGGACTTCCGCAAGAACTGGCCGCACCAGCTGTCCGGCGGCATGGCCCAGCGCGCCGCGTTGCTGCGCACCATGGTCAACAACCCGCAGGTCTTTTTGCTCGACGAACCGCTCGGCGCTCTCGACGCCTTTACCCGCATGACCATGCAGGACGTCATCCTCTCCATGTGGTCGAGCCACCGTCCCATGGTCGTCATGGTCACGCACGACGTGGACGAAGCCTTCTACATGGGCTCCCGCGTCATCGTCATGGCGCCGCGCCCCGGCCGCGTCCACAACGACATCAAAGTCGACCTGCCCTATCCGCGCCGCCGCACCAGCCGAGAATTCATGGACTATCGCAAGTTCGCCATGGAACAGCTGAACTTCGACAACCGCGAAGCGTAAAAAAGAGGCTTTTCTCTTCTAATGAACGAAGAAGAGAAAAGCCTCTTTTTTTTGTATCATGATCCCGTTGGAGAACGTCTTCGCGAAAATTTAAAGATGAAATATTCTGTTAAATAATCTGTTTGCAGATCTTTTTCCCTTGCTTTAAAAA
It encodes:
- a CDS encoding ABC transporter permease; this translates as MPGHENGQAPGMPPRRLTRDELAILESRPKTKFQKFLDYVVCFLPVVAGGVALWEYNCLPDLQGNTHGNYYNWFILALMGLALIGFLASFCRRRAFRWMRYKAPFYTFVFLALAGYDWLTLKTGGLPLPYFPWLDQMLEAAVADWAYLMDCAKNSLILLFTGYFIGVGAGLVTGIACGYNRNVNYWIEPFTRLLGAIPSTTWLPVVMVLAATLFRGSVFIIALGVWYSVTIATKTGITNIDPAYFEAARTLGVKGMRLVGAIAVPSALPNILQGMTQGMSTACVALMVAEMIGVESGLGWYITWQKSWARYGNMYAAVVAICVIFVLVNALLGAVRRYVLRWQER
- a CDS encoding ABC transporter ATP-binding protein yields the protein MSENILKLDHVSKSFANAGAGSSVTEALADINVEIRSGEFISVIGPSGCGKSTILRLIAGLIVPTTGKVTLNGEVIDGPAPVRGMVFQKPTLFPWLTVEQNVAFSLRMRGQLRGHEAEVEELMRTAGLWDFRKNWPHQLSGGMAQRAALLRTMVNNPQVFLLDEPLGALDAFTRMTMQDVILSMWSSHRPMVVMVTHDVDEAFYMGSRVIVMAPRPGRVHNDIKVDLPYPRRRTSREFMDYRKFAMEQLNFDNREA